A stretch of the Capsicum annuum cultivar UCD-10X-F1 chromosome 10, UCD10Xv1.1, whole genome shotgun sequence genome encodes the following:
- the LOC107844641 gene encoding receptor-like kinase TMK3, with product MEAKHKMLFAQTLFLSLFSVAYCVTDPNDLAIIVEFKKGLENPELLEWPENGDDPCGTPTWPHIVCTGNRIQQIQVMGLGLKGSLPQNFNELSKLTNLGLQRNEFSGKLPSFSGLSELRYAFLDFNNFDSIPSDFFNGLVSLEVLALDDNPLNGTTGWSLPNELQNSVQLTNLTLMNCNLVGSLPEFLGNMSSLDVLLLSKNRLSGSIPSSFKDSEMKMLWLNDQSGDGMSGSIDVVSTMRSLTSLWLHGNHFSGKIPKEIGNLTYLQDFNVNSNDLVGLIPESLANMSLGHLDLNNNHFMGPIPNFKATNVSYEFNSFCQTKTGAHCAPEVMALLEFLDELDYPLKLVESWSGDNPCDGPWWGLSCDVNQKVIVINLPKSNLSGTLSPSIAKLDSLTHIYLESNNISGSVPSSWTSLKHLVLLDLCNNHISLPLPKFTPSLTLVLSGNSLLISSPLSAIPSQKNSTSAAASPSISTNKSSSSKSKLVFFVVPIACFALLVSLAILLYVCIRKRSMDRHKGPTSLVVYPRDPSDSDRMVKIAISDETKGSISILNGSGSSSIHSGKYPVMEAGNLVISVQVLRDVTKNFAPENELGRGGFGVVYKGELHDGTKIAVKRMEAGVISSKALDEFRSEISVLSKVRHRNLVSLLGYSVEGNERILVYEYMPQGALSTHLFNWKSLNFEPLSWKRRLNIALDVARGMEYLHTLAHQCFIHRDLKPSNILLTDDFRAKVSDFGLVKPAPNGEKNSVVTKLAGTFGYLAPEYAVTGKITTKADVFSFGVVLMELLTGWMALDEDRPNESQYLVAWFWNIKSSKEKLVAAIDPSLDVKQESTLESIYTVAELAGHCTAREPGQRPDMSHAVNVLSPLVEKWKPLEEDTDDECGIDYSLPLNQMVKGWQESEGKDLSCVDLEDTKGSIPSRPTGFAESFTSVDGR from the exons atgGAGGCTAAACACAAAATGTTGTTTGCACAAACactctttctttcacttttttcagTTGCTTATTGTGTTACTGATCCTAATGACTTAGCTATTATCGTTGAGTTCAAGAAAGGATTGGAAAATCCTGAGCTATTGGAATGGCCAGAAAATGGTGATGACCCTTGTGGTACTCCTACTTGGCCTCATATAGTTTGTACTGGTAACAGAATTCAGCAGATTCAAGTTATGGGGTTGGGGTTAAAAGGCTCTTTGCCACAGAATTTTAATGAGTTGTCTAAGTTGACAAATTTGGGGTTGCAAAGGAATGAGTTTAGTGGAAAGTTACCATCTTTTAGTGGGTTATCTGAGTTGAGATATGCTTTCTTGGATTTCAATAATTTtgatagtattccatcagatttCTTTAATGGTCTTGTGAGTTTAGAAGTGTTGGCATTGGATGATAATCCTTTGAATGGTACTACTGGATGGTCTTTGCCTAATGAGTTGCAAAATTCAGTTCAATTGACTAACTTGACATTGATGAACTGTAATTTGGTTGGTTCTTTGCCTGAGTTTCTTGGAAATATGTCTTCTTTAGATGTGTTGTTGTTGTCCAAGAATCGGCTTTCGGGGAGTATTCCAAGTAGTTTTAAGGACTCTGAGATGAAGATGCTTTGGTTGAATGATCAGTCTGGTGATGGCATGAGTGGTTCAATTGATGTGGTTTCAACAATGAGATCACTCACTAGTCTTTGGCTTCATGGGAATCATTTTTCAGGTAAAATTCCAAAGGAGATTGGTAATTTGACATATTTGCAGGATTTTAATGTCAATAGCAATGATCTTGTTGGTTTAATTCCTGAATCTTTAGCAAATATGTCATTAGGCCATCTTgatttgaacaataatcatttcATGGGGCCAATACCAAATTTCAAGGCTACAAATGTTAGTTATGAATTCAACTCCTTTTGTCAAACCAAAACAGGTGCACATTGTGCACCAGAGGTTATGGCACTTTTAGAGTTCCTTGATGAGTTGGATTATCCATTAAAGCTTGTTGAATCATGGTCAGGAGATAATCCTTGTGACGGGCCGTGGTGGGGATTAAGTTGTGACGTTAACCAAAAGGTTATTGTGATAAACTTGCCTAAGTCCAATCTTTCGGGTACCTTGAGTCCTTCAATTGCGAAACTAGATTCGCTTACTCATATTTATCTTGAATCTAACAATATTTCTGGTTCTGTTCCATCGAGTTGGACTAGTTTGAAACATTTGGTTCTACTTGATTTGTGTAATAACCACATTTCCCTTCCTCTGCCAAAATTTACTCCCTCCTTGACTCTCGTCCTTAGTGGAAATTCGTTGTTGATCTCTAGTCCTCTTAGTGCGATCCCTTCACAAAAGAATAGTACATCCGCTGCTGCTTCACCTTCTATATCGACCAATAAGTCAAGCTCTTCCAAGTCTAAGTTAGTCTTTTTTGTGGTTCCTATAGCATGTTTTGCACTTTTAGTTTCTCTTGCTATTCTGTTATATGTTTGTATCCGGAAGAGGAGTATGGATAGACACAAAGGTCCAACTTCTCTAGTGGTTTATCCTAGAGATCCTTCTGATTCGGATAGAATGGTCAAGATTGCAATATCCGATGAAACTAAAGGAAGTATATCGATACTGAATGGAAGCGGTTCTTCCAGCATACACAGTGGTAAATACCCGGTGATGGAAGCTGGCAATTTGGTCATATCAGTTCAAGTACTTAGGGATGTAACCAAGAACTTTGCTCCAGAAAATGAACTTGGGCGTGGTGGTTTTGGAGTGGTTTATAAAGGAGAATTACACGATGGAACTAAAATAGCTGTCAAAAGAATGGAGGCTGGAGTAATTAGCAGCAAAGCGTTGGATGAATTTCGATCTGAGATTTCTGTTCTCTCCAAAGTCAGACATAGGAATTTAGTGTCTCTATTAGGATATTCTGTTGAAGGCAATGAACGAATTCTGGTTTACGAATACATGCCACAAGGTGCTCTTAGCACGCATCTATTCAACTGGAAAAGTCTGAACTTCGAGCCTCTTTCGTGGAAAAGGAGGCTGAATATTGCATTAGATGTTGCTAGAGGAATGGAGTATCTGCATACGCTGGCTCATCAGTGCTTCATACACAGAGATCTTAAGCCCTCAAATATCTTGCTGACTGATGATTTCCGAGCAAAAGTATCAGACTTTGGGCTTGTGAAACCTGCTCCTAATGGAGAGAAGAACTCTGTGGTCACCAAGCTAGCTGGAACTTTTGGATATCTAGCACCAGAATATGCCG TTACTGGTAAAATCACCACGAAAGCCGATGTCTTTAGTTTCGGTGTGGTCCTAATGGAGTTGTTAACTGGATGGATGGCACTTGATGAGGACAGACCAAATGAGAGCCAATACTTAGTTGCATGGTTCTGGAACATCAAATCCTCCAAAGAGAAACTTGTTGCAGCAATTGATCCATCTCTGGATGTGAAACAGGAGAGTACATTGGAAAGCATCTACACCGTTGCAGAACTTGCCGGTCACTGCACAGCAAGAGAGCCTGGCCAACGCCCCGATATGTCCCATGCTGTGAACGTGCTCTCGCCCCTTGTTGAGAAATGGAAGCCACTTGAGGAAGATACAGATGACGAGTGTGGTATCGATTACAGTCTTCCACTCAACCAAATGGTCAAAGGCTGGCAAGAATCGGAAGGAAAAGACTTGAGTTGCGTCGACCTTGAAGACACTAAAGGCAGTATCCCTTCAAGGCCTACTGGATTTGCTGAGTCCTTCACATCAGTTGATGGTAGATAA